A genomic region of Miscanthus floridulus cultivar M001 chromosome 3, ASM1932011v1, whole genome shotgun sequence contains the following coding sequences:
- the LOC136541815 gene encoding bifunctional aspartokinase/homoserine dehydrogenase 2, chloroplastic isoform X2: protein MQGLAVSIPLPPAAAAARRRPCASSSTREAVLQCWKYKSSQDQYLGGSLRISQSQGSLHRHRSTNLLRPAAAISVEQDEVNTYLPKGDMWSVHKFGGTCMGTPQRIQSVADIVLGDSSERRLIIVSAMSKVTDMMYNLVQKAQSRDDSYTIALDEVFEKHMAAAKYLLDGEDLARFLSQLHSDVSNLRAMLRAIYIAGHATESFSDFVVGHGELWSAQMLSYAIKKSGAPCSWMDTREVLVVKPSGSNQVDPDYLESEKRLQKWFSRQPAEIIVATGFIASTAENIPTTLKRDGSDFSAAIIGSLVRARQVTIWTDVDGVFSADPRKVSEAVILSTLSYQEAWEMSYFGANVLHPRTIIPVMKDNIPIVIRNMFNLSAPGTMICKQPANENGDLDACVKSFATIDNLALVNVEGTGMAGVPGTASAIFSAVKDVGANVIMISQASSEHSVCFAVPEKEVAAVSAALHVRFREALAAGRLSKVEVINGCSILAAVGLRMASTPGVSAILFDALAKANINVRAIAQGCSEYNITVVLKQEDCVRALRAVHSRFFLSKTTLAVGIIGPGLIGGTLLNQLKDQAAVLKENMNIDLRVIGITGSSTMFLSDTGIDLTQWKQLLQKEAEPADIDNFVHHLSDNHVFPNKVLVDCTADTSVASHYYDWLKKGIHVITPNKKANSGPLDRYLKLRTLQRASYTHYFYEATVGAGLPIISTLRGLLETGDKILRIEGIFSGTLSYIFNNFKGTKTFSDVVAEAKESGYTEPDPRDDLSGTDVARKVIILARESGLRLELSDIPVKSLVPEALGSCSSADEFMQKLPSFDEDWARQRSDAEAADEVLRYVGVVDTVNKRGQVELCRYKRDHPFAQLSGSDNIIAFTTSRYKEQPLIVRGPGAGAEVTAGGVFCDILRLASYLGSPS, encoded by the exons ATGCAGGGCCTAGCCGTATCAATCCCGCTTCCTCCCGCCGCGGCCGCAGCTCGGCGGCGGCCGTGCGCGTCCTCCTCTACCAG GGAAGCAGTTTTACAATGTTGGAAGTACAAATCAAGTCAAGACCAATATCTGGGAGGCTCCCTAAG GATAAGTCAGTCTCAAGGAAGTTTGCACAGACATCGCTCAACAAATTTGCTCAGACCAGCTGCTG CTATTTCAGttgaacaagatgaagtcaaTACTTATCTTCCAAAAGGTGATATGTGGTCTGTGCACAAGTTTGGTGGAACCTGTATGGGAACACCCCAAAGAATCCAGAGTGTCGCAGATATAGTTCTTGGTGATTCTTCTGAGAGGAGGCTGATAATTGTTTCAGCAATGTCCAAAGTAACCGACATGATGTACAACCTTGTACAGAAGGCTCAGTCAAGGGATGATTCATATACAATAGCATTGGATGAAGTTTTTGAGAAGCATATGGCTGCAGCAAAGTATCTCCTTGATGGAGAAGATCTTGCAAGATTCTTGTCTCAGTTGCACTCAGACGTCAGCAACTTGCGAGCCATGCTCCGTGCTATTTATATAG CTGGGCATGCGACAGAATCTTTCTCGGACTTTGTTGTTGGGCATGGAGAGTTGTGGTCTGCGCAAATGCTGTCGTATGCAATAAAGAAG TCTGGGGCACCCTGCAGTTGGATGGATACAAGAGAAGTTCTAGTTGTAAAACCCAGTGGTTCTAATCAAGTAGACCCTGATTATTTGGAATCGGAGAAGCGACTTCAGAAATGGTTTTCTCGGCAACCAGCTGAGATAATAGTTGCTACAGGGTTTATTGCAAGTACCGCTGAAAACATTCCTACAACTCTAAAAAGGGATGGAAGTGATTTCTCAGCAGCCATAATTGGTTCTCTTGTCAGGGCACGCCAGGTCACTATTTGGACTGATGTTGACGGGGTATTTAGCGCTGATCCTAGAAAAG TTAGTGAGGCTGTGATCTTAAGCACTTTGTCTTACCAGGAGGCCTGGGAAATG TCATATTTTGGGGCGAATGTTTTGCATCCGCGCACCATTATACCTGTGATGAAAGACAACATTCCCATTGTTATTAGGAACATGTTCAATCTCTCTGCCCCTGGAACCATGATTTGCAAGCAGCCTGCCAATGAAAATGGTGATTTAGACGCATGTGTCAAATCATTTGCTACCATCGATAATTTAGCACTTGTTAATGTTGAAGG AACTGGAATGGCTGGTGTTCCAGGTACAGCAAGTGCTATATTTAGTGCTGTTAAAGATGTTGGAGCTAATGTTATCATGATATCTCAG GCTAGCAGTGAACATTCAGTATGCTTTGCTGTTCCAGAAAAGGAAGTTGCTGCGGTTTCTGCTGCCTTACATGTTAGGTTTCGTGAGGCATTAGCAGCAGGGAGGTTATCTAAG GTTGAAGTTATTAATGGTTGCAGCATTCTTGCTGCTGTTGGTCTGAGGATGGCTAGCACTCCTGGAGTCAGTGCAATACTTTTTGATGCGTTAGCAAAG GCAAACATTAATGTTCGAGCAATAGCTCAAGGTTGCAGTGAATACAATATTACTGTTGTATTGAAGCAAGAAGATTGTGTAAGGGCTCTGAGAGCTGTTCACtcaaggttcttcctctccaAAACTACACTTGCTGTTGGGATCATTGGACCTGGTTTAATTGGTGGAACACTCCTTAACCAGCTGAAGGATCAG GCTGCTGTTCTCAAGGAAAATATGAACATTGATCTGCGTGTCATTGGAATAACTGGCTCAAGTACAATGTTTTTGAGCGACAC GGGAATAGACTTAACCCAGTGGAAACAGCTTCTACAAAAGGAAGCAGAACCAGCTGATATTGATAATTTTGTCCATCATTTATCTGATAATCATGTATTTCCGAACAAAGTTTTGGTGGACTGCACAGCGGATACAAGTGTAGCGTCCCATTATTACGATTGGTTAAAGAAGGGTATTCATGTCATCACGCCGAATAAGAAAGCAAATTCTGGGCCACTTGATCGG TACCTGAAATTACGGACTCTGCAGCGTGCCTCATACACTCATTACTTTTATGAAGCAACTGTTGGTGCTGGCCTCCCAATCATTAGTACCTTGCGAGGTCTTCTGGAGACGGGTGATAAGATACTGCGAATTGAGGGCATTTTCAG TGGAACTTTGAGTTATATATTTAACAATTTCAAAGGAACAAAGACGTTTAGTGATGTTGTTGCTGAAGCAAAAGAGTCAGGATACACTGAACCTGATCCAAGAGATGATCTATCTGGAACTGATGTTGCCCGAAAG GTCATTATCCTTGCAAGGGAATCTGGTTTGAGGCTTGAACTTTCCGATATTCCTGTGAAAAGCCTTGTGCCAGAAGCACTTGGA TCATGCTCGTCAGCAGATGAATTCATGCAAAAGCTACCGTCCTTTGATGAGGACTGGGCCAGGCAACGCAGTGATGCTGAGGCTGCAGACGAA GTCCTGCGTTACGTTGGAGTGGTGGACACGGTGAACAAGAGGGGACAGGTGGAACTATGTAGGTACAAGAGGGATCACCCGTTCGCGCAGCTCTC
- the LOC136541815 gene encoding bifunctional aspartokinase/homoserine dehydrogenase 2, chloroplastic isoform X1 — MQGLAVSIPLPPAAAAARRRPCASSSTREAVLQCWKYKSSQDQYLGGSLRISQSQGSLHRHRSTNLLRPAAAAISVEQDEVNTYLPKGDMWSVHKFGGTCMGTPQRIQSVADIVLGDSSERRLIIVSAMSKVTDMMYNLVQKAQSRDDSYTIALDEVFEKHMAAAKYLLDGEDLARFLSQLHSDVSNLRAMLRAIYIAGHATESFSDFVVGHGELWSAQMLSYAIKKSGAPCSWMDTREVLVVKPSGSNQVDPDYLESEKRLQKWFSRQPAEIIVATGFIASTAENIPTTLKRDGSDFSAAIIGSLVRARQVTIWTDVDGVFSADPRKVSEAVILSTLSYQEAWEMSYFGANVLHPRTIIPVMKDNIPIVIRNMFNLSAPGTMICKQPANENGDLDACVKSFATIDNLALVNVEGTGMAGVPGTASAIFSAVKDVGANVIMISQASSEHSVCFAVPEKEVAAVSAALHVRFREALAAGRLSKVEVINGCSILAAVGLRMASTPGVSAILFDALAKANINVRAIAQGCSEYNITVVLKQEDCVRALRAVHSRFFLSKTTLAVGIIGPGLIGGTLLNQLKDQAAVLKENMNIDLRVIGITGSSTMFLSDTGIDLTQWKQLLQKEAEPADIDNFVHHLSDNHVFPNKVLVDCTADTSVASHYYDWLKKGIHVITPNKKANSGPLDRYLKLRTLQRASYTHYFYEATVGAGLPIISTLRGLLETGDKILRIEGIFSGTLSYIFNNFKGTKTFSDVVAEAKESGYTEPDPRDDLSGTDVARKVIILARESGLRLELSDIPVKSLVPEALGSCSSADEFMQKLPSFDEDWARQRSDAEAADEVLRYVGVVDTVNKRGQVELCRYKRDHPFAQLSGSDNIIAFTTSRYKEQPLIVRGPGAGAEVTAGGVFCDILRLASYLGSPS; from the exons ATGCAGGGCCTAGCCGTATCAATCCCGCTTCCTCCCGCCGCGGCCGCAGCTCGGCGGCGGCCGTGCGCGTCCTCCTCTACCAG GGAAGCAGTTTTACAATGTTGGAAGTACAAATCAAGTCAAGACCAATATCTGGGAGGCTCCCTAAG GATAAGTCAGTCTCAAGGAAGTTTGCACAGACATCGCTCAACAAATTTGCTCAGACCAGCTGCTG CAGCTATTTCAGttgaacaagatgaagtcaaTACTTATCTTCCAAAAGGTGATATGTGGTCTGTGCACAAGTTTGGTGGAACCTGTATGGGAACACCCCAAAGAATCCAGAGTGTCGCAGATATAGTTCTTGGTGATTCTTCTGAGAGGAGGCTGATAATTGTTTCAGCAATGTCCAAAGTAACCGACATGATGTACAACCTTGTACAGAAGGCTCAGTCAAGGGATGATTCATATACAATAGCATTGGATGAAGTTTTTGAGAAGCATATGGCTGCAGCAAAGTATCTCCTTGATGGAGAAGATCTTGCAAGATTCTTGTCTCAGTTGCACTCAGACGTCAGCAACTTGCGAGCCATGCTCCGTGCTATTTATATAG CTGGGCATGCGACAGAATCTTTCTCGGACTTTGTTGTTGGGCATGGAGAGTTGTGGTCTGCGCAAATGCTGTCGTATGCAATAAAGAAG TCTGGGGCACCCTGCAGTTGGATGGATACAAGAGAAGTTCTAGTTGTAAAACCCAGTGGTTCTAATCAAGTAGACCCTGATTATTTGGAATCGGAGAAGCGACTTCAGAAATGGTTTTCTCGGCAACCAGCTGAGATAATAGTTGCTACAGGGTTTATTGCAAGTACCGCTGAAAACATTCCTACAACTCTAAAAAGGGATGGAAGTGATTTCTCAGCAGCCATAATTGGTTCTCTTGTCAGGGCACGCCAGGTCACTATTTGGACTGATGTTGACGGGGTATTTAGCGCTGATCCTAGAAAAG TTAGTGAGGCTGTGATCTTAAGCACTTTGTCTTACCAGGAGGCCTGGGAAATG TCATATTTTGGGGCGAATGTTTTGCATCCGCGCACCATTATACCTGTGATGAAAGACAACATTCCCATTGTTATTAGGAACATGTTCAATCTCTCTGCCCCTGGAACCATGATTTGCAAGCAGCCTGCCAATGAAAATGGTGATTTAGACGCATGTGTCAAATCATTTGCTACCATCGATAATTTAGCACTTGTTAATGTTGAAGG AACTGGAATGGCTGGTGTTCCAGGTACAGCAAGTGCTATATTTAGTGCTGTTAAAGATGTTGGAGCTAATGTTATCATGATATCTCAG GCTAGCAGTGAACATTCAGTATGCTTTGCTGTTCCAGAAAAGGAAGTTGCTGCGGTTTCTGCTGCCTTACATGTTAGGTTTCGTGAGGCATTAGCAGCAGGGAGGTTATCTAAG GTTGAAGTTATTAATGGTTGCAGCATTCTTGCTGCTGTTGGTCTGAGGATGGCTAGCACTCCTGGAGTCAGTGCAATACTTTTTGATGCGTTAGCAAAG GCAAACATTAATGTTCGAGCAATAGCTCAAGGTTGCAGTGAATACAATATTACTGTTGTATTGAAGCAAGAAGATTGTGTAAGGGCTCTGAGAGCTGTTCACtcaaggttcttcctctccaAAACTACACTTGCTGTTGGGATCATTGGACCTGGTTTAATTGGTGGAACACTCCTTAACCAGCTGAAGGATCAG GCTGCTGTTCTCAAGGAAAATATGAACATTGATCTGCGTGTCATTGGAATAACTGGCTCAAGTACAATGTTTTTGAGCGACAC GGGAATAGACTTAACCCAGTGGAAACAGCTTCTACAAAAGGAAGCAGAACCAGCTGATATTGATAATTTTGTCCATCATTTATCTGATAATCATGTATTTCCGAACAAAGTTTTGGTGGACTGCACAGCGGATACAAGTGTAGCGTCCCATTATTACGATTGGTTAAAGAAGGGTATTCATGTCATCACGCCGAATAAGAAAGCAAATTCTGGGCCACTTGATCGG TACCTGAAATTACGGACTCTGCAGCGTGCCTCATACACTCATTACTTTTATGAAGCAACTGTTGGTGCTGGCCTCCCAATCATTAGTACCTTGCGAGGTCTTCTGGAGACGGGTGATAAGATACTGCGAATTGAGGGCATTTTCAG TGGAACTTTGAGTTATATATTTAACAATTTCAAAGGAACAAAGACGTTTAGTGATGTTGTTGCTGAAGCAAAAGAGTCAGGATACACTGAACCTGATCCAAGAGATGATCTATCTGGAACTGATGTTGCCCGAAAG GTCATTATCCTTGCAAGGGAATCTGGTTTGAGGCTTGAACTTTCCGATATTCCTGTGAAAAGCCTTGTGCCAGAAGCACTTGGA TCATGCTCGTCAGCAGATGAATTCATGCAAAAGCTACCGTCCTTTGATGAGGACTGGGCCAGGCAACGCAGTGATGCTGAGGCTGCAGACGAA GTCCTGCGTTACGTTGGAGTGGTGGACACGGTGAACAAGAGGGGACAGGTGGAACTATGTAGGTACAAGAGGGATCACCCGTTCGCGCAGCTCTC